The region AAGTTAGCCAAGTTGAACGTTTGgctggatcaaaccaagttggatgaattgattgagttgaattaatTTGCTGAGTTGGgagcttgatcaaatcaagttgagatagtttaggtttggttcagttgatttgggttgaGGGTTTTGGGActcgaaccaagttggttcaaaatgattttgaataagtgaattgagttggttcaagctggttcagtttgattgagtttggttcgtcTGCAATTAAGCTGGTTCAGTCGATTGAgctttggttcaatggaattgagattggttcagattggtttaacgtgtttagtctaaattgagttggtttaagtgcaattgaaaagCCATTGGATTATGCAAGGGTCGGATTTTTAACTCGATCGGGAAGATGAGTCCCAATAGagattgattattatttttgtattttctttgagtttaaatatattatttatttttattatattattctcataggGTGTTGTTCGGGCCTCGAGGAGTGCAGGCTCAGTGAGCTTGAACCCAAAGGACACccagtgagttggtagtggctattatttttaaataattgattaattattattattttgaaataattatttaatggctagtattttaaaataattatttaagtatttctttttatcatgtttaattagcgtataatgttgagggtatacgatatatttatttgccattgatgttccccgacaatcgtattgatacatcaatttttgtatattatacatatttataaatagtataaatatcatgtatatgtgatttaattattcggctcatgaatttatttttggatggttatatatgctttgatttggaatgatttgtgaaatcatgcgtgtattaaaatgttttaccgacaatatttgtgggatcGGTTTTCATTCCCTGGACAGGAATGGTATTTTAGTATTTGGACTTTCTTtcggtattatgcatgtatcgtcTCGCTGAATGTCCCGGATAAGGATCAtgatgatatgatttatacggTCTAGTACTATTACCGTGCTCTACATGTCGGCTTTTGGATGGGCGACGGGCTGAGGCCCGACCATCTGcgagtagtgggtccccaccgGGCCAGCccttagaggtggcgtggtggactcgagtGTTGATTGGTCCGGATCAGGTGGAGCGTGAggccctgattggatgatacatcgatcccggggtcaccacacggacCGGCTGTGCCAACGCTCAGGTTATGAGGACCTTGACGGCTCCCCAACCTCAGTCAGCGAcgggctaagtcggggagagtttttcagtgctatggatttgagaatggttttatattatccgttattttgacattgatttatgatgaatttatgttttcaaagagttatttaaagatgtattttgctagaattcttgTATTTGAGGGAAAAttgggaaaaattatttgagaagttgagtatttatatctttatatatctgatgtattttagtatttgaaattattaagccaccacCGACCATCGAATGTCTTTATGTGCTTGCGGAGGCAGGCCCTAGATCactgatcgagtatagagctagtcaggattgagtccaggactgcagtgggtcctctttctttctttcttgttattggtgtcatgatctTGGCAGTATGCAAACGTAAATTGggagtgattatatttattgtgatttatgttgaacatgtacttggtgaaaaattgtaaattgtgatttatgaGAGTacgattttgttttaaaaacatgGTGTCGGGTCTTCgggttaaaagggaattttaaccgaTGGGTCTACATTTACCCCATTGAAAgagggtgggtgtgacataaatcataacaatcgaaaaaaactatttcgatcatGTACACGATCgataatgtaaaaacaaaacaaaaaccctagcgagaaatctccctgcagactaacaaaacctcaaccgagaaatccccctgcagacttcaatatcttccaataaaaacaaaaccacaaaacaaaacaaaaaaatctttctttagaatgtaatagttaacataaaaccataatcacaatTTCTTCAATACCCAAGATCGCAAACCGATGAAATCGCCGAATCACTTACATggacttctcctttgagataCCGCGTGGAAAGAGAAAAGTCTAAAATTACGGAGGATGTGCAGTagagacaactttggaaagggaaaagtcaaGACACGAGTcgagaaaaacaaatatacgACTCCAAAGAAAGTCGCTCTCGATTACCCTAAGAACCCCCACCCTCCCTCCCCCACTTCTTCTCAAAACCATTGAAATGATTGCAGGCCATAACTTCCCATACAAGGGcaatttcgtccataaaatttaaaaataactccgCTAACCACTGCTATACATGGTTTGAGGGTTTGAAAACATTGAGTTTAAAAAGAAtaggtttttagggattgccaaattaaggaggtgtttttgacaatattacaaacttaggggtttttttggtaatttcgggttttatttattatatatatatatatattttaatcttgaaaagatatatatttctaaatcaagtatataaataaataaatgaatatacaaccattgtttttttttattgaaaaatacttttaaaaaaatccatataatAATTGGGCCCATACCCGAAACCCACACCCCCAATCCCCCAAAAAGCAGCCcaacaaatcataataataataataataaaaacattggaaAAATTTGAACACGTGGAGCGCACGTGCGAGAGTGGTGAGGGCGTTCCCGTATTATCCATCTTCTTTCACTGATGGGATCTTCATAAACCCTCGAGTTCTCTCTCCGGCGAAGAAGACGATGGAAACCTTCGCTTTGGCTTCCCCCAAAATCCCCTTCTTTGCTACTTCTCCGGCCTCGCCGCCGCCCATCGTATGACGTTCCTGGGAGGGAATCTTCCGAAGCGGAGGCACGAGGAGGACCGGCCTTGTGCTCGCCTCGCTTAATCGGGGAACCGGCGATGAAACCTCTCAGAGGATCTTCAGAATTGGTATCAGTGACCTCgtatattaattgtttttttgaatttgagttttGCGTAATTTGATTCGGGAATGATGCGGGAGCTGAGAACTCGTTGGAATTCATTAGGACTGGGTGGTGATGATCTCTGAGCTTATGGGCTAAGGAATTTACTTGGGTGTTAGAAAAAGCTGAAAAAGatccaagaaagagagaaattaggttatttatttatttattataattagctTTTGGCGTAGGTTTAAAAAGCTGGTTTCTGATTTTTTTGGCTGCATAGGTTTTGATTtagaggatttttttatttttttatttatttatttatttatttatttttttggttttttggcGCAGAAAATGCTGATTgagttttaaataattattgtatcAATATCAAAATGTGGTCTTTGTGTTTGTGGATGTATGTAATGGCACGATTGATATGCTATTGCCATAAATAGTTCTTATTAGGACATTGCCATGCCCCCTGTCAATGCCTGCTTTTTATCATTTCTGATTGCATAGGTTCAGAACTTACTTATGGCGTGTTGTTTGTGTGAATTTTATTAACTGATCATGATAATTTAAACACTATGGAGCCTTTTGctgtatgaatttttttattatctatacaATGATCAGTCCTTGTGCTATGCTTTGTTCATTACTTAATGATGTTTGTTCTTCTTTGCAACAAAGACCAAATTGCTACATTCTTAATAGCTTTCAGCTATCTATTGTCTTTTCCTTTGTCACTTTGcaattgatttatgatttatcaaattaattcaaGCAGAACTTCTTAGAGTGCCATGTCAGATCAAGTTAACCTAATATCATGCCAGAGAGAAAGTTAAAGATTATTTTTCACATCTGATCTCAGCTTTTCATTGAGCCTTTTGTTCTATGTAGCAAGTTTcatgattttgttatattttttataataagtaTATTGACCAGATGGCGTATTCATGAAGTTTCGGTGTATCTAGTTCTGTCTGACTTCTGTGATTTGATCTGTATTTTTAGTCTAGATCATccattataaatatatactgCACACTGTGACTTTTGTGTGAGCAGTTGTCTAAAAATTCTAACTAACAATCTCCTTTTGCTTTttggatgtatttttttcaaagcCTGAATTTGGCCCAAAATGTGACTAGTTTTTCTCAATCCATTTAGGGTTTGCTAGCATTTCATCTCCAACTGACAATTCTACGACaacaaccaccaccaccagcggAACTCCTCAAATCACTATTCCTCAGACTTCATCAAGCTTGTAATTTTCATATATTCACTGATTTCTTCTGCTTTTCTTTCAGGCAGGCCAATCATTGTAGTTTCTATGGACTGTTCAGGCTCTGGATGTTTTTATGCTTTCTATTGGCtgcatattattttaatatgtttatatattcatCTGGATGAGATTTTGCAGAGGATCACCTCTTTTTTGGATAGGAGTTGGTGTTGGATTGACAGTTTTATTCACCACGGTGAGATGCATTTATTTCTCATTTGGCTTGCTAGTtatttttgctatgattttaGCTTTACTTTGCTTTTGTCACTGCTAACTATCCATTTAATTGTATGCAGGTCTCGTCAAAGTTAAAGGTGAGCTTTGTTCATCATTGTTTATGCTTTCAAGGTAGATTGTACACTTGAAATGTTAAATCTTACAAAGCAAATTGGATGCATGTTATTTTCGAAGAAATTGAGATGCAAATAGAATTGTCTTGCTAAATGGTTAACATGTTTTTAtgtcttatttatttgtgtaaAGGTTAAATCATCACTGTTAAAGTTTCATTATCAATTGTCATTGCTAACTTGGCTTGTTGACTTTTACTTAGATCTTTGAAATAATTagctatttaattatatttagccTGCAGTATGATGGATCCTTGCTCTGCCAAACTATTTCTAGAAAATGCAAACACACTCACAAATGTTATAAACCAGCCTCTGAACACAGAAAAGTCAGCAAACCAAAGTGGGAAAACTGGAATTTTTAGTATTGAAATAATTCTAACTTAGTAGAAAATTAGAAGGAAAATTAAACGTCTAGAACCTTTGAGACTCCTGGAATTGCCCCAATAGCCAATCCTTTTCCTCTCCTCCTTGCATCCCCATCATCTCTGATATATTTCTCTGCCCATAACTGCATCCCCACTAATTTCCACTGAAAGCAAACCACGTGTACAGCTTCTCTCTGTGTCTTGCCAAACAAAATAGTTATGCTGGGGGCCCATTATCCGCTGTGGGAATGCATAGCCCACCCAACGTACACCTGCTTAATTGGGGGTCTGTCACACTATTTGCTAAGATCTATTCCATATGAAGTTTTGGTATAAGTGGCATCATTGTAGATCTGATGTAGTAATATAGTTTAGGGTGGTGTAAATGTACTTGGACAGGCATCCAATATTTCAATTCTCTATAATATGTAAGCGCATGCTTTTATAACCATTCATAAATGTGAACATGCTGTTGCACATGTAcagttttcttcttttggaaTGATCTTTTCTTTATGCATTCTATAACAGCCAATGCTACATCTCGAGTACCTTTTCATGGATCTGAAACTGAACACGCACTACATGAGATGAGGAGATATCTATATATTAGTATATGGTGATAATGTGGACCCTTGCATGCTGTTAACCAGATGGCATGTTGTTTTGGGGAAATTCAAGCTTGAcctttgttcatttttttatcactctaCCTTTGGTTTAGTTTGTGGTAAATATGGATGCTCACGTACTGTATCTTCCAAATTAATATGGGATTTGACAAAATCTGATCTTGACACCGTTCTTCTGAGATATTCTTCAGTTAGGTTTTGGAGGGTTGTGTGATAAAGTTGAAAAGTTCACtttcatgtatatgtatgtatatatatttttatatagagCCTTAAAGATAAAACATCTTGACCTAGTAGTCAGAATATTGAAATATAATCACTTGAATGCTAAATAGAGGAGAAAGAACTGGAAATTTGGAATGATTAAAGTATTAAACATTCTCCATTTAGTGCCACGAAAATGTCTCGACTTCTATACGCCCTCTATTTTTGACGCTGGTTGTTGAACAGCTTTTAGAAGAATCTTGTACTAACCTAAATGATTAGCATATAAGAATTAGATCAATATTGAATGTAAATCATTTCTTACTGTTTCAAGTGTCATGTTATAGGACCGCAGTGCGGTAGCACATGTATTCAATTAATGTACAACAAACTGTAATTAATCATAATATGAGGCATGTTAAACTGCACTTCTGTGACAGGGAGTTCAATTAACTACAACCAGgcgttatttatttttcaatgtagcataagttattttatttcaagaAATAAGCAAGAATTAATTGACGGAGCAAGGTTTTATGGTATTGATGGCATCAGCTTGGCATTTCCTTAGATTGCTCACTGCTGTATTTATGTTGATGTTTTATGTCTGGTTAACAGCCTAACATGCAAGCTGTTGTCACAGAGATATGCAATGCAACAAGTTGTTAAGACTATGATTGGTCAAACAGCAACAAGTAATGGTGGGTTAAGTAATGCTCCTGGGTTTCCAGGCACTCAATTTCCATTTC is a window of Dioscorea cayenensis subsp. rotundata cultivar TDr96_F1 chromosome 5, TDr96_F1_v2_PseudoChromosome.rev07_lg8_w22 25.fasta, whole genome shotgun sequence DNA encoding:
- the LOC120260056 gene encoding protein TIC 40, chloroplastic-like, whose translation is MAWKWPFMIIGKITMSTSCKLCAASPIIAKVISDASSCFDINNASGHGIFRSGGTRRTGLVLASLNRGTGDETSQRIFRIGFASISSPTDNSTTTTTTTSGTPQITIPQTSSSLGSPLFWIGVGVGLTVLFTTVSSKLKRYAMQQVVKTMIGQTATSNGGLSNAPGFPGTQFPFPPIAPSAPRATSSTLSCFTIATYRGDEEPNYFLRDATESIHRQQRDML